TCTTTTGAATATCGCTATCCGCTGACAGTGACGATTACGGATGAAGCGATCAGCGAAACGCTGGTCGATCTGAGCGTGGTCACCGTCCTCGACTGGCTGCAGGTTAATCAGCCTGAGATCCTCGGCAACGCGGCGCACCGGCTGAGTGATTTCACTTTCACTCAGAAGGCGAACAGCCTGGTCCTGACGCTGCAACTGACTGAGCGCGTGCAGGTTTCAGATTCAGAAGATGTCCGCACCATCACGCATCTGCCTGAACCCCCATTGCCGGAAAACGTGACGCTGCCGCGTGAGGTTTATCTCAACGGAGAACTGATCAGCAGCTGGACGGTGTGACCCGGTAAACCTTGTTGTGTCAGCCGCTGGCGAACGGTCACCGGTTGTCGCTCAACCCTCTGAAACGGCATCCTTTATCCCATGAATACGACTCTTCAACTCAACGACATAATGCGGCTGATTGGCAATCTGGTGCGCATCGGCAACGTCTCTGAACTGGATTTGGCCAACGCACGTTGCCGCGTCGCGACGGGCAGCAACGTAACGGCGTGGCTGCCGTGGATGACGCACCGCGCTGGCCGCACGCGCAGCTGGTGGGCGCCTTCCGTCGGCGAGCAGGTTTTGCTGCTCTCGATGGGCGGCGAACTGAATACGGCGTTCGTCTTACCCGCCGTTTTCTCCGATGCCTCACCCGCGCCATCGGTTTCGCCAGATGCCCTTCATCTGGCCTTCCCGGACGGCGCCGTTTTTGAATATGAACCGGCACAAAGCACTTTGAAAGTGACGGGAATTAAAACCGCAGTCATCAACGCATCGCAGAAAGTTGAGGTAACAGCGCCCGAAATCCGCTGCACCGCCAGCACCCGCATCACGCTGGACACGCCGGAAGTAGTTTGCACAAGCAAGCTGACCACCGGATCCCTTGAAGTGAAACAAGGTGGCACGCTGACCGGCAACTTAATCCATAGCGGCGGCAGCCTGACATCCAACGGCATCGTTGTGCATACCCATCGCCACAGCGGTGTTCAGACCGGTGGCGGTCAGACAGGAGGCCCGCAATGAGCAATCCGAAATACCTGGGGATGGACAGAAATAGCGGTCTGGCTATCGAAGATCTCGACCATATTCGCCAGTCCGTCAGCGATATTTTGAATACGCCGGTGGGCTCAAGAGTGATGCGCCGTAATTACGGCTCGCTGCTTTCGGAGCTGATTGACCAGCCGCAAAACGGCGCCCTGCGGCTACAGATGATGGCCGTGTGTTACACCGCCCTGTTGCAGTGGGAACCCCGCGTTTCACTGACTGCTATCACTTTTGACACCGGCTACGACGGCAAGATGGTGATTGAACTGACCGGAAGCCGTAACGATACGGCGACGGATTTTTCCCTGAATATTCCTGTGAGCTGACACTTATGGCAACGATCGATTTGAGCCAGTTACCGGCCCCCGATGTGGTCGAACAACTGGATTATGAAACCCTGCTTGAAGAACGTAAAACGACGCTGATTTCACTCTATCCCGCCGACCAGCAGGAAGCCATCAGCCGGACACTGACGCTGGAATCCGAACCGCTGGTCAAGCTGTTGCAGGAGAACGCTTACCGCGAACTGATCCTGCGCCAGCGCGTCAATGAATCCGCCCGCGCGGTAATGGTGGCGTATGCGACGGGTAGCGATCTGGATCAGCTGGCGGCGAACAATGGCGTACAACGACTGGTGCTGACGCCTGCTGATAACACCAAAGTTCCGCCAGTCGCAGCTGTCATGGAAAGTGATGCAGATTTCCGCACCCGAATTCCGCAGGCCTTTGAAGGAATGAGCGTTGCCGGTCCGTCCGGGTCATACGAGTTCCACGGTTTGTCTGCCGATGGCCGGGTGGCGGACATCTCGGTTATCAGCCCGTCTCCAGCGAATGTCACCATTTCTGTACTGTCGCGTGAAGCCGATGGTATCGCTCCGGAAGACCTGTTAACGAAAGTTCGTATCGCGCTGAACGACGAAAATGTCCGGCCTGTTGCCGACCGTGTTCTGGTTCAGTCTGCCAGCGTCGTCCCCTATGAGATTGATGCCACGCTCTACCTGTTTCCGGGGCCTGAGTCTGAACCTATCACCCTAGCAGCCGAAGAAAAGTTGAAATCTTATATCAGCGATCAGCATCGTCTGGGACGCGATATCCGGCTTTCGGCCATCTATGCGGCGCTGCATGTCGAAGGTGTCCAGCGTGTGGAGCTTGCTAAACCGGCCGCTGACATTGTGCTCGACAGCACGCAAGCCTCTTACTGCACAAATTACGTGATTACCGTCGGAGGCTCCGATGAGTAACAGGTTGCTGCCCAGTGGTTCTTCCGCGCTGGAACTGGCAGCCGCAGAAGCCTGCGCTGAACTGGCTCGTGTGAATGTCCCGCTAAAAACATTATGGAATCCGCAGACCTGCCCCGCCAAATTTTTACCTTATCTGGCATGGGCACTTTCTGTCGACCGCTGGGACAGCGAATGGCCAACGGCGACAAAACGCAGCGTGATTCAGTCTGCCTGGTTCATTCATCAGCATAAAGGCACCATCAGCGCCATCAAACGCGTGGTCGAGCCTCTCGGTTATGTCATTAACGTCACCGAATGGTGGGAAACCAATGACCCGCCTGGCACGTTCAAACTCGACATCGGTGTTCTCGATTCCGGGATTGACGAAGCCATGTACGAAGAAATGGAGCGACTAATTGATGATGCGAAACCCGCCAGCCGTCATCTGATCGGACTGACGATTACTCAGGATATTCCCGGCACCGTCTATCTCGCCGCGGCAATGTATGACGCAGAAATACTCACTGTTTATCCGGACTGATAAGGAATCTTATGAGCAAATTTAAATCCGTCGTCACCACTCTCGGGCAGGCGCGCATTGCGTCAGCCATCGAAAGCGGAAAAGACGTCAATATTACCCATCTGGCAGTCGGTGATGGTAATGGCAACGCAACTGAGCCCGCTGTGGGGCAGACGGCACTGGTTCATGAAACCTACCGTCTGAAACTGAACTCCATCAAAATCGACAACAAAAATGCCAACTGGATTATTGCCGAAGCCATTATCCCGGCAGAAGTCGGCGGTTTCTGGATGCGTGAGATGGGACTGTTTTCTGCAGAAGGAGAACTCATTGCCGTCAGTAATATGGCCGACAGCTATAAACCCACGCTGGAGGAGGGTTCCGGCCGGACACAAACCCTGCGCATGGTATTAACCGTCACAGATACCGATGCGGTCAGCCTGACCATTGACGACACCCTGATTATTGCGACCGAAGAATACGTCAATAATCTGCTGGCAGAACATGAAGCCTCACGGCGTCACCCCGACGGTACGCTGACCGCAAAAGGTTTTGTGCAGCTGAGCAGCGCGGTGGACAGCACAAGCGAAGTTCTGGCGGCAACGCCAAAAGCGGTGAAAGCTGCGAATGATAATGCAAACGGGCGCTTACCCTCCGGCGGAACAGCTGTTGCCGCGACTAAGCTGGCGACGGCAAGGAAAATAGCCGGTGTAGCATTTGATGGTACGGCGGATATTAACTTGTCAGCTGGTAATGTGGGTGCAGTGCCTGCAACAGGCGGCAATGTGGGATATCTGGAAAATGCATCCCGTTACAAGATTAAACCAGGAACATGGGAGGGAGTCGGTGGCTTTGCAACCCAATATTCGCAACCTTTTGCACCGTTCCTGATCCCTTACGGATACGCAGTCCCCGCTGGTGTAAGTAATTATTCTCCTTTTCTTAAAGGGATCGTCCAAACCCAAACATACGGCTACGCGGCATCCGTCAGTTTTGGTGCATACACCGCTGGTGATGCTCATTTTCCCAGTGCTGTAATACATGTTGTTGGTGATAACGGGGGATCTACAGCATGGTTTTTCGATTCTAACAACGGTGGTTTCAGTAGCCCGGGGGAAATTCACGCTAATGGAAATATTGTTGCTGTAGGGGCGCTCTATGAATCCAACGGCGGTGTTCGGGTTTATAGCTCAAATAATCCGCCGACCCCGGCTGCCATTAATGCAATTGCGCAAGATACTTGCAGTGTTGCAGGTTTTATTGTTGGCAATGTACAAGCCCCTTATATGCGGCACTCGACCACCTCTGAAGTTGTACAACTGGCAACCTATAGTTGGGTTGCAAACAATTATGTCAGTGACATCAGACTGGGGACATCCACGGAATTTCAGGAGCGTGGTAACAATGAACGTATGGCTGGCGGGGTCATGACATCTTTCAAAGATGCAGGGAGTTCAAACTATTGGATTCGTCTGCGACCATTACAAAAAGCCGTTAACGGTAACTGGTATACAGTAGGTTACGCATGAAAAATAAAATTTATGGCCCATTTGAATTAAAAGAAAATATCAATGAAGCTGAAAAATTGCTCGCTGATTCGCACAGCATCATGTTCCTTGAAGACCCAAAGGGAAACGACTGGTACGAACTGCAGAAACAACTAGCTTCGGAAACTTTAAAGATCACTTTCGATCAAATGGGATTAATAAACTCAGCAAGTTACGATGCAAGCACCCTGTGGCCTCAATCTTTTTTCCTGGCGGAAGTTAATGTGGTCCCGGAAAAGTTTGAAAGTCGTAGCAATAGTGGGAAATGGATCTTTGATGGAGAGAAAATTACCGAACGTATTTTTACAAGCGAAGAGCTCATTGAGCATGCGGTAATCAAACGTAATTTATTGATGACCGCAGCTAACGAAATTATAACGCCATTGCAGGATGCCGTTGATATTGATGATGCCAGCGATGAAGAAATTACCTTGCTCAAAGCCTGGAAAACCTATCGCGTTGCACTTAACCGGCTGGATCTTTCAATCGCCCCAGACATCACCTGGCCTGAAATTCCGGCCTGACTCCAGCCCCTTCGGGGGCTTTTTTATTATCTGATTCCCCCCGCTGTTGTGCCACCGCCCCCACGCCCCTGATGAAATGCGCTTTCTGTTGCGAACCGGCATCCTTGCTTCACCACCCACAACAGAGAGAGTCAACCTGATGGCTGATTATCATCACGGCGTACGTGTTGTTGAAATCAACGACGGCACCCGCGTTATTTCTACCGTTTCCACAGCAATTATAGGCATGGTTTGTACCGCAGAAGATGCGGATGCGACCGTTTTTCCTTTGAATACTCCGGTCCTGATCACTGATGTTCTGGCCGCCAGCGGTAAAGCAGGCACCAGCGGCACGTTGCGCGCAGCGCTTCTGGCGATTGCTGACCAGTGTAAACCGGTTACAGTCGTGGTGCGTGTTGCCACGGGCGAAGATGAGGCTGAGACCACCAGTAATATCATCGGCGGTTCTGATGCCAATGGCCGTTATACCGGCATGAAAGCGCTGCTTTCTGCTCAGGCTGAGCTTGGCGTTAAACCACGCATTCTCGGCGTTCCTGGTCTGGATAATCAGGCAGTCGCAACCGCGCTGGCAGGAGTTTGCCAGCAGCTGCGTGCCTTTGGTTATGTCGGCGTCTATGGCGCAAAAACCATTTCCGATGCGATTAAATACCGCGAGAACTTCAGTCAGCGCGAACTGATGCTGATCTGGCCGGACTTTATTAACTGGAATACCACCACCAGCCAGTCGGATATCGCTTATGCCACTGCTCGTGCTCTGGGCTTACGCGCCAAAATCGACCAGGAAACCGGCTGGCATAAAACCCTGTCAAACGTCGGCGTGAACGGTGTGACCGGCCTTTCAGCCAGCGTCTTCTGGGATTTGCAGGCGACCGGCACCGACGCCGATCTGCTGAACGAAGCCTGTGTCACCACGCTGGTTCGCAAAGACGGCTTCCGTTTCTGGGGCAACCGTACCTGCAGCGATGACACGTTGTTCCTGTTTGAAAACTACACCCGTACCGCGCAAGTGCTGGCCGATACCATGGCAGAAGCGCATATGTGGGCGGTCGATAAACCAATGACGCCCTCACTGGTTCGCGACATGATCGACGGCATCAAAGCCAAAATGCGCGAAATGAAATCAGCGGGTTACATCATTGACGGTGACTGCTGGTACGACGAAACCGCAAACACAGCGGAAACCCTGAAAGCCGGCAAACTGTATATCGATTACGACTACACCCCGGTTCCTCCACTGGAAGATCTGACCCTGCGCCAGCGTATCACCGACTCTTACCTGGTGAACTTTGCCGCGTCCATTAACAGCTAAGGAGACAATGACTCATGGCACTTCCTAAGAAATTGAAATACCTGAACCTGTTTAATGACGGGAACAGCTACCTCGGTCTGGTCTCTTCGCTGACGCTGCCGAAACTCACCCGCAAACTGCAAAACTATCGTGGCGGCGGCATGAGCGGTTCGGTCGCGGTGGACTTCGGTCTGGACGACGATGCGCTGACGCTGGAATGGTCCATCGGCGGTCTGGATGAGCTGGTTCTGCAGCAATGGGGCAGCACATCTGATATTCCACTGCGTTTTGCCGGTTCGCTGCAGCGTGACGATACCGGTGATGTTTCCGCGGTCGAAGTGATGATGCGCGGCCGTCACAAAGAGTTTGATTTCGGTGAGTACAAACAGGGTGAAGACACTGAAACCAAAGTCACCACCCAGTGTACATATTTCAAACTGACCATCGACGGCAAAGAGCTGATTGAGATCGACACCGTCAATATGGTCG
The Rahnella variigena genome window above contains:
- a CDS encoding phage tail protein, with product MQKPIQLQQRLTEQIPQLTAAPEKLALTTGAGNVVATSAPSLSFEYRYPLTVTITDEAISETLVDLSVVTVLDWLQVNQPEILGNAAHRLSDFTFTQKANSLVLTLQLTERVQVSDSEDVRTITHLPEPPLPENVTLPREVYLNGELISSWTV
- a CDS encoding phage baseplate assembly protein V, translated to MNTTLQLNDIMRLIGNLVRIGNVSELDLANARCRVATGSNVTAWLPWMTHRAGRTRSWWAPSVGEQVLLLSMGGELNTAFVLPAVFSDASPAPSVSPDALHLAFPDGAVFEYEPAQSTLKVTGIKTAVINASQKVEVTAPEIRCTASTRITLDTPEVVCTSKLTTGSLEVKQGGTLTGNLIHSGGSLTSNGIVVHTHRHSGVQTGGGQTGGPQ
- a CDS encoding GPW/gp25 family protein, which codes for MSNPKYLGMDRNSGLAIEDLDHIRQSVSDILNTPVGSRVMRRNYGSLLSELIDQPQNGALRLQMMAVCYTALLQWEPRVSLTAITFDTGYDGKMVIELTGSRNDTATDFSLNIPVS
- a CDS encoding baseplate assembly protein, whose translation is MATIDLSQLPAPDVVEQLDYETLLEERKTTLISLYPADQQEAISRTLTLESEPLVKLLQENAYRELILRQRVNESARAVMVAYATGSDLDQLAANNGVQRLVLTPADNTKVPPVAAVMESDADFRTRIPQAFEGMSVAGPSGSYEFHGLSADGRVADISVISPSPANVTISVLSREADGIAPEDLLTKVRIALNDENVRPVADRVLVQSASVVPYEIDATLYLFPGPESEPITLAAEEKLKSYISDQHRLGRDIRLSAIYAALHVEGVQRVELAKPAADIVLDSTQASYCTNYVITVGGSDE
- a CDS encoding phage tail protein I gives rise to the protein MSNRLLPSGSSALELAAAEACAELARVNVPLKTLWNPQTCPAKFLPYLAWALSVDRWDSEWPTATKRSVIQSAWFIHQHKGTISAIKRVVEPLGYVINVTEWWETNDPPGTFKLDIGVLDSGIDEAMYEEMERLIDDAKPASRHLIGLTITQDIPGTVYLAAAMYDAEILTVYPD
- a CDS encoding tail fiber assembly protein: MKNKIYGPFELKENINEAEKLLADSHSIMFLEDPKGNDWYELQKQLASETLKITFDQMGLINSASYDASTLWPQSFFLAEVNVVPEKFESRSNSGKWIFDGEKITERIFTSEELIEHAVIKRNLLMTAANEIITPLQDAVDIDDASDEEITLLKAWKTYRVALNRLDLSIAPDITWPEIPA
- a CDS encoding phage tail sheath protein, with translation MADYHHGVRVVEINDGTRVISTVSTAIIGMVCTAEDADATVFPLNTPVLITDVLAASGKAGTSGTLRAALLAIADQCKPVTVVVRVATGEDEAETTSNIIGGSDANGRYTGMKALLSAQAELGVKPRILGVPGLDNQAVATALAGVCQQLRAFGYVGVYGAKTISDAIKYRENFSQRELMLIWPDFINWNTTTSQSDIAYATARALGLRAKIDQETGWHKTLSNVGVNGVTGLSASVFWDLQATGTDADLLNEACVTTLVRKDGFRFWGNRTCSDDTLFLFENYTRTAQVLADTMAEAHMWAVDKPMTPSLVRDMIDGIKAKMREMKSAGYIIDGDCWYDETANTAETLKAGKLYIDYDYTPVPPLEDLTLRQRITDSYLVNFAASINS
- a CDS encoding phage major tail tube protein, whose translation is MALPKKLKYLNLFNDGNSYLGLVSSLTLPKLTRKLQNYRGGGMSGSVAVDFGLDDDALTLEWSIGGLDELVLQQWGSTSDIPLRFAGSLQRDDTGDVSAVEVMMRGRHKEFDFGEYKQGEDTETKVTTQCTYFKLTIDGKELIEIDTVNMVEVVNGVDRLAEHRTALGL